CCTGTCTCTCCCAGGCTCGGGCTGGCATCTCCGCTGTAGTGTTCTGAGTGCGAATTGCCTTGGGAGTCCCAGTTTGGGATACGCTCTCTCTCGCACCAGGTACACCCAGTGTTTCTtggtttttcagattcttctgggGGTGTAGGGAGTCCGGCTAGAAGGCGGCCGGGTGTTGCTGGAGAAAAGTGCTTAAGTCCAAAGCGTAGTCCGAGGGCTCCGAGGTCAGATTAAGGGGTTCGAGGACCGGGGGCGCAACGGTGGGCGCGGGGGACTGCGCGCTGGGGGTGTCCTCCGGGACCAGGGGTGTCGACACACCCTCTTCAGCCATCAGGATCTGGCAGAAGATGATGGTGAGCAGGAGAAAGAGCAGCCTTTTGGCAGGGTTCGGATCCTCGACTGGCAGCTGACGCCGGACCTGTGGGGAGATAACAAAGGCAACAGGTCAGGTCGGGGCCCCGGCGTCCGGCGGTTCACCCTGCTCTTCCCCCGGGCTGTCCACTTCGGCGACACTCACCACTCGTGGGTAGAGGACCCTACGGCTGCGCTTTCGGTGCCCGCGGGAGGCGCTGGGGCGCGCAGCGGGGGCCACCGCAGTCTCCGGGAGAGGGTCGAAGGTGAAGATCTCGGGACCGGAGCCCCGTTGGGGTCCCGGGCTGGTGGAGGGGACCGGTGTCGGAGCCCGCAGGACGGTCATGGT
This genomic interval from Balaenoptera ricei isolate mBalRic1 chromosome 11, mBalRic1.hap2, whole genome shotgun sequence contains the following:
- the IER3 gene encoding radiation-inducible immediate-early gene IEX-1, with amino-acid sequence MCHSRSSLPTMTVLRAPTPVPSTSPGPQRGSGPEIFTFDPLPETAVAPAARPSASRGHRKRSRRVLYPRVVRRQLPVEDPNPAKRLLFLLLTIIFCQILMAEEGVSTPLVPEDTPSAQSPAPTVAPPVLEPLNLTSEPSDYALDLSTFLQQHPAAF